A single window of Anomaloglossus baeobatrachus isolate aAnoBae1 chromosome 9, aAnoBae1.hap1, whole genome shotgun sequence DNA harbors:
- the LOC142251296 gene encoding rho-related GTP-binding protein RhoG-like, giving the protein MQTIKCVVVGDGAVGKTCLLISYTTNAFPEEYIPTVFDNYSAQMTVDGRTVSLNLWDTAGQEEYDRLRTLSYPQTNVFIICFSIGSPSSYANVRHKWHPEVSHHCPNVPVLLVGTKRDLRNDAETIKKLKEQSLAPTTTQQGSSLAKQIGAVKYLECSALHQEGVREVFADAVRAVLNPVVKKNQKKCFLL; this is encoded by the coding sequence ATGCAGACAATAAAGTGTGTAGTCGTTGGTGATGGAGCCGTCGGAAAAACATGCCTTCTTATCAGTTACACCACTAATGCCTTTCCAGAAGAGTATATCCCCACAGTATTTGACAATTACAGTGCTCAGATGACAGTGGATGGTAGAACGGTTAGCCTTAACCTGTGGGACACGGCCGGTCAAGAGGAATATGACCGCCTGCGCACCCTGTCGTATCCTCAGACCAATGTGTTCATAATATGCTTCTCCATTGGCAGTCCGTCTTCCTATGCCAATGTGAGGCACAAGTGGCACCCGGAAGTTTCCCATCACTGTCCTAATGTGCCAGTCTTACTTGTGGGCACCAAAAGAGATCTTCGAAATGATGCAGAGACTATTAAGAAGTTAAAGGAGCAGAGTCTTGCACCTACCACAACCCAGCAGGGCTCGTCCCTGGCTAAACAGATTGGTGCTGTGAAGTATCTGGAGTGCTCTGCGCTGCACCAGGAGGGGGTCAGGGAGGTGTTTGCAGATGCTGTCCGTGCCGTCCTAAATCCTGTGGTCAAGAAGAATCAGAAGAAGTGTTTCCTGCTATAG